A window of Synechococcales cyanobacterium CNB contains these coding sequences:
- a CDS encoding nuclear transport factor 2 family protein: protein MPDTRAYQRSAAHTARPGRPALALAFCLPSAPALAILTPPPSLPSLPRPPIVSHLLLESPLPLAVALVAAGAIAAIALHRRARTKHAGIVSGACLLIAGALLALASLVETPRERVVERTRLLVDAVARADLRALDDLLAPDCLVTFDRAPNGWEKPETIGWIADNLRGRYTVSQHEVTGVQAQIGPQRGLARTRPSVRVTPEVTGRPHGFVCLITWREDPDGAWRALRVEPLWLQGYGSLTPP from the coding sequence ATGCCCGACACCAGAGCCTATCAACGAAGCGCCGCTCACACCGCGCGGCCCGGGCGACCTGCCCTTGCCCTCGCCTTCTGTCTCCCCTCCGCTCCCGCCCTCGCCATTCTCACGCCGCCGCCCTCGCTGCCGTCACTCCCGCGACCGCCGATCGTCTCACATCTCCTGCTCGAATCACCTCTGCCGCTCGCCGTCGCCCTGGTTGCCGCCGGTGCGATCGCCGCCATCGCGCTTCATCGTCGCGCTCGCACGAAGCACGCGGGCATCGTCTCGGGTGCGTGCCTGCTCATCGCGGGTGCGCTGCTCGCGCTCGCCTCGCTCGTCGAGACGCCACGCGAGCGAGTGGTCGAGCGCACCCGCCTCCTCGTTGACGCGGTGGCCCGGGCCGACCTCCGCGCCCTCGACGACCTGCTTGCCCCTGATTGCCTCGTCACCTTCGACCGCGCTCCGAACGGCTGGGAGAAGCCGGAGACCATCGGCTGGATCGCCGACAACCTCCGCGGCCGCTACACCGTGTCGCAGCACGAGGTCACCGGCGTGCAGGCCCAGATCGGCCCCCAGCGCGGCCTTGCACGCACCCGGCCCTCCGTCCGCGTGACCCCCGAGGTCACCGGCCGTCCGCACGGCTTCGTCTGCCTCATCACCTGGCGTGAAGACCCCGACGGCGCATGGCGCGCCCTGCGCGTCGAACCCCTCTGGCTCCAGGGCTACGGCAGCCTCACCCCCCCCTGA
- a CDS encoding alpha/beta fold hydrolase — protein sequence MHPRFAQFPRALADQARPARLGAAGIPALLAHPDWLRPAPALVWLHGRTVSKELDPGRYLRLIRAGIAVCAIDLPGHGERDGPRMHDPRHTLDVVEQAVSEIDTIVSVLQAPEYGRGFDPARLAIGGMSAGGMVTLRRLCEPHPFVAAFVEGTSGRLTDLYFPPPGSGRKAWPIDHPRERVERLDPSRHLAGWRPIPFMAIHATGDRMVAFETQRAFIDDLRRHYAAAGADPARVRLVTFSDTGAPEEHAGFGRYSNDAKLAMVDFLTASLGSTRD from the coding sequence ATGCATCCGCGGTTTGCACAGTTTCCCAGGGCGCTTGCCGATCAGGCCCGTCCGGCGCGGCTCGGTGCGGCGGGCATCCCTGCGTTGCTTGCGCACCCCGATTGGCTGCGCCCCGCCCCTGCGCTCGTCTGGCTGCACGGGCGCACCGTGAGCAAGGAACTCGACCCGGGCCGCTACCTGCGGCTGATCCGCGCGGGGATTGCCGTGTGCGCGATCGACCTGCCGGGCCACGGCGAGCGCGACGGGCCGCGCATGCACGACCCGAGGCACACGCTCGACGTCGTCGAGCAGGCGGTGAGCGAGATCGACACCATTGTGAGCGTGCTGCAGGCGCCCGAGTATGGCCGTGGGTTCGACCCGGCGCGGCTCGCCATCGGCGGCATGTCGGCGGGCGGGATGGTCACGCTGCGCAGGTTGTGCGAGCCGCACCCGTTCGTCGCCGCATTTGTTGAAGGGACAAGCGGTCGGCTGACGGACCTCTACTTTCCGCCGCCCGGCTCGGGGCGGAAGGCGTGGCCGATCGATCATCCGCGGGAACGTGTCGAGCGGCTCGACCCTTCGCGACACCTGGCGGGTTGGAGGCCGATCCCGTTCATGGCGATCCACGCGACGGGGGATCGCATGGTTGCCTTTGAGACGCAGCGTGCGTTCATCGACGACCTGCGGAGGCACTACGCCGCCGCGGGAGCGGACCCGGCGCGGGTGCGATTGGTAACCTTCAGCGATACGGGTGCACCGGAAGAACACGCCGGGTTCGGCCGGTACTCGAACGACGCGAAGCTTGCGATGGTGGACTTTCTGACGGCCTCGCTCGGGTCTACTCGGGATTGA
- a CDS encoding nitroreductase produces the protein MNRSPELEPWNVSASAFPGHDAPITDRLRFLLGYAVLAPSGHNTQPWIFRLRGGRVEVYADRSRALPVVDPDDRKLTMSCGCALFNLRVAAQHFGYEPLVELLPDPGERDLLATFALGPRHEIPHEVHVLFGAIPRRHTNRSPFEQRTVEEALQARLVAAAEAERAWLACFTRKRDRHAIAGLVAEGDRIQFADKRFRRELAAWVHANRSHSHDGMPGYAYGYSNLVSIAEPFVIRTFDLGKGVAAKDMDLAEHSPLLAVLGTQGDSTAEWMRAGQALQHVLLLATAVGLSASFLNQPIEVETLRPRLASMTERPGVPQCVLRIGYAPEAKPTPRRGAEEVVRI, from the coding sequence ATGAATCGCTCCCCCGAGCTGGAACCCTGGAACGTCTCCGCGTCCGCCTTCCCGGGCCACGATGCCCCCATCACCGACAGGCTCCGCTTTCTGCTCGGCTACGCGGTCCTCGCGCCGTCCGGGCACAACACGCAGCCGTGGATCTTCCGGTTGCGCGGCGGGCGGGTCGAGGTGTACGCGGATCGATCGCGTGCGCTGCCCGTGGTCGATCCCGACGATCGAAAGCTAACGATGTCGTGCGGGTGTGCGCTCTTCAATCTTCGCGTGGCGGCGCAGCACTTCGGCTACGAACCGCTCGTCGAACTCCTCCCCGATCCCGGCGAGCGCGACCTGCTCGCGACCTTCGCGCTCGGCCCGCGCCACGAAATCCCGCACGAGGTCCACGTTCTCTTCGGAGCGATTCCGCGCCGACACACCAACCGCTCTCCATTCGAGCAGCGCACCGTCGAAGAGGCGCTCCAGGCGAGGCTTGTCGCGGCGGCCGAGGCGGAGCGGGCGTGGCTCGCGTGCTTCACGCGCAAGCGCGACAGGCACGCGATCGCGGGGCTGGTGGCCGAGGGCGACCGCATCCAGTTCGCGGACAAGCGGTTCAGGCGGGAACTGGCGGCGTGGGTCCACGCAAACCGCAGCCACAGCCACGACGGCATGCCCGGCTACGCCTACGGCTACAGCAACCTCGTCTCGATCGCAGAGCCGTTCGTCATCCGCACCTTCGACCTGGGCAAGGGCGTCGCGGCGAAGGACATGGACCTTGCGGAGCACTCGCCGCTGCTCGCCGTGCTCGGCACCCAGGGCGATTCCACCGCCGAGTGGATGCGCGCCGGGCAGGCCTTGCAGCACGTGCTGCTTCTGGCGACGGCGGTCGGGCTGTCCGCCTCGTTCCTGAACCAGCCGATCGAGGTGGAGACGCTCCGCCCGCGTCTGGCGTCGATGACGGAGCGGCCGGGTGTGCCGCAGTGCGTGCTGCGGATCGGGTACGCGCCCGAAGCAAAGCCGACGCCGCGTCGAGGGGCGGAGGAAGTGGTGCGGATCTGA
- a CDS encoding MBL fold metallo-hydrolase yields MPGRAGHGGSTMPWTRRRFLATTGAAALAHAALPAFARAARARDNFFNWQPLREGVWAAVGDGGNALVVRAGEGSLLVDTKYPGIARALRREAESHGGTVVAVVNTHHHGDHTGGNVAFTGDVPVVAHNAAGARVSAQIDRFRQMARSGPGQLGRNRGDQERVAREAAELAERADAIAPEEFVPTRPIDRFPHEERVGGVVVELHHFGAGHTDNDMVVRVPSLDVLHAGDLLFNNLHPFFDPTGGVTCRGWIESVRRTISLCDDRTMVVPGHGELTDVEGLRRQAEYLERLWDEVSKSAREGRERAEVEAMRWDFMEGYGYEQVRARAIGTVYEEVRAAGG; encoded by the coding sequence ATGCCCGGACGCGCCGGGCACGGAGGATCGACGATGCCTTGGACTCGACGGCGGTTTCTGGCTACGACGGGCGCGGCCGCGCTCGCGCACGCCGCCCTCCCCGCGTTCGCCCGCGCCGCGCGCGCCCGGGACAACTTCTTCAACTGGCAGCCGCTCCGCGAGGGTGTCTGGGCGGCGGTGGGGGACGGCGGGAACGCGCTGGTGGTGCGCGCAGGCGAAGGGTCGCTCCTCGTCGACACGAAGTATCCGGGCATCGCCCGTGCCCTGCGGCGCGAGGCCGAATCGCACGGCGGCACGGTCGTGGCGGTCGTGAACACGCACCATCACGGCGACCACACCGGGGGCAACGTGGCCTTCACCGGCGACGTGCCGGTGGTGGCGCACAACGCCGCGGGGGCGCGCGTCTCCGCCCAGATCGATCGATTCCGGCAGATGGCGCGGAGCGGGCCTGGGCAACTGGGTCGCAACCGCGGCGACCAGGAGCGTGTGGCGCGCGAGGCGGCCGAACTGGCCGAGCGGGCCGACGCCATCGCGCCCGAGGAGTTCGTGCCGACGAGGCCCATCGACCGCTTCCCGCACGAGGAGCGAGTCGGGGGCGTCGTGGTGGAGCTGCATCACTTCGGCGCAGGACACACGGACAACGACATGGTGGTTCGTGTGCCGTCGCTCGACGTGCTGCACGCGGGCGACCTGCTCTTCAACAACCTGCACCCGTTCTTCGATCCGACCGGCGGCGTGACGTGCCGCGGGTGGATCGAGAGCGTGCGCAGGACGATCTCGCTGTGCGACGATCGGACGATGGTGGTGCCGGGGCACGGCGAGTTGACCGACGTGGAGGGGCTTCGTCGGCAGGCGGAGTACCTGGAGCGGTTGTGGGACGAGGTCTCGAAGTCAGCGCGCGAAGGCCGCGAGCGTGCCGAGGTCGAGGCCATGCGGTGGGATTTCATGGAAGGGTACGGGTACGAGCAGGTGCGCGCACGGGCTATCGGCACGGTGTACGAGGAGGTGCGCGCCGCCGGAGGCTGA
- the efp gene encoding elongation factor P, whose amino-acid sequence MKANDLRPGLGVKMDGRLFVVTEFEHRTPGNLRAFIQIKIRDVQSGKSIEKRLSSTDDVETIDLDRRPMEYLFSDSSGATFMDTETFDQIVIPEDVLGNAMQFLTPNVQIVVLCHDGNPVTIELPSSVELTVTDTPPGIKGATATNQTKEATCETGLKTKVPAFISVGEKIRVSTADGSYQSRA is encoded by the coding sequence ATGAAGGCGAACGATCTGCGGCCCGGGCTGGGCGTGAAAATGGACGGCAGGCTCTTCGTGGTGACCGAGTTCGAGCACAGAACCCCGGGCAACCTCCGCGCCTTCATCCAGATCAAAATCCGCGACGTGCAGTCGGGCAAGAGCATCGAGAAGCGGCTGAGCAGCACCGACGACGTGGAGACCATCGACCTCGACCGCAGGCCGATGGAGTACCTCTTTTCCGACTCCAGCGGTGCAACGTTCATGGACACGGAGACCTTCGACCAGATCGTCATCCCCGAGGACGTGCTCGGGAACGCGATGCAGTTCCTCACGCCGAACGTGCAGATCGTTGTGCTCTGTCACGACGGCAACCCAGTCACGATCGAGCTGCCATCGAGCGTGGAACTGACGGTGACCGACACCCCGCCCGGCATCAAGGGCGCGACCGCGACGAACCAGACCAAGGAAGCCACCTGCGAGACCGGGCTGAAGACGAAGGTTCCGGCGTTCATCTCCGTGGGGGAGAAGATCCGGGTCAGCACGGCAGACGGCTCGTACCAGTCCCGAGCCTGA